Proteins from a genomic interval of Pyramidobacter porci:
- a CDS encoding APC family permease, with translation MQQDGNKGGSTTKLKRCLGFWDLMSAAIGQIIGAGIMTLLGAALAMTGRSVPFAFMIAATITITQFLPMLFISGTVRLRGGRYTMAAMLCGTKLAGAYSIVYIFQNLSISMYALSFASYFISLLGIGSEKTVALVVLTIFYVLNYCGIDKFAWAQNLIVGFLIVALAMFAAVGVTKIAPNYYAQSTFFTGGWMGMLQAGALLTFATGGATCIIDLSAEAKNPVRDIPIIIVTSTLGVAVLYAMISIVAGGVLPLEQVAGKNLALVAQTIFSKPLYVFFMVCGAGFALISTLNSQMAWAPKPTMQACDDGWLPAGLASTNRFGVPWIILGILYIIAVVCIVSGLSVATLGSMCLVANNVALLVICACTFRLPKICPEEWAASKFKISNGMLKLVSLIGTAGCAFNIWFNFIRLSYTLKIINLVVVVGALIWGVVRSRKVHMIVSHEKA, from the coding sequence ATGCAACAAGACGGGAACAAGGGCGGCTCTACTACCAAACTGAAAAGATGTTTGGGCTTTTGGGATTTGATGAGCGCTGCTATTGGGCAAATTATCGGCGCAGGCATCATGACCTTGCTCGGGGCGGCGCTAGCCATGACGGGGCGATCGGTCCCGTTTGCGTTTATGATTGCGGCGACAATTACTATTACGCAGTTTTTGCCAATGCTCTTTATCTCAGGTACGGTCCGTCTGCGCGGCGGACGCTATACTATGGCAGCAATGCTGTGCGGCACGAAGCTTGCAGGTGCGTACAGCATAGTTTATATCTTTCAAAATCTGTCAATCTCGATGTATGCGCTCTCTTTTGCCAGTTACTTCATTTCTCTGTTGGGCATCGGAAGCGAAAAAACCGTAGCGTTGGTCGTACTTACGATCTTTTACGTGCTGAATTACTGCGGCATTGACAAATTTGCTTGGGCGCAAAATCTCATTGTTGGTTTTCTGATTGTGGCATTGGCGATGTTCGCTGCTGTCGGCGTGACGAAAATTGCCCCGAATTACTATGCTCAGTCCACTTTCTTTACGGGGGGCTGGATGGGTATGCTTCAGGCCGGTGCGCTGCTGACTTTTGCTACGGGCGGAGCTACTTGTATCATCGACCTTTCGGCGGAGGCAAAAAATCCCGTGCGGGATATTCCAATCATCATCGTGACGTCCACGTTGGGAGTCGCCGTGTTGTATGCAATGATTAGCATTGTTGCTGGCGGAGTCCTTCCCCTGGAGCAGGTAGCGGGGAAAAATTTGGCGCTGGTCGCGCAAACGATCTTCTCCAAACCGTTGTATGTTTTCTTCATGGTATGCGGCGCTGGATTTGCCCTGATTTCAACGCTGAACAGCCAGATGGCCTGGGCTCCGAAGCCCACTATGCAGGCCTGCGACGATGGATGGCTTCCAGCAGGATTGGCGTCGACCAACAGATTCGGCGTGCCTTGGATCATTCTTGGGATCCTTTATATCATCGCTGTTGTTTGTATCGTTTCCGGTTTGAGCGTCGCGACTCTGGGAAGTATGTGTCTTGTCGCCAACAACGTCGCTCTGTTGGTAATCTGTGCCTGCACATTCAGGTTGCCAAAGATCTGCCCTGAAGAATGGGCGGCTTCTAAATTCAAGATCAGTAACGGCATGTTGAAACTTGTTTCTTTGATTGGCACCGCAGGATGTGCTTTCAATATCTGGTTCAATTTCATCAGGTTGAGCTATACTCTCAAGATCATCAACCTTGTCGTCGTAGTCGGCGCTTTGATCTGGGGAGTCGTGCGCAGCAGGAAGGTACACATGATTGTGAGCCACGAGAAAGCCTAA
- a CDS encoding DUF401 family protein → MDILKLLGVFAILIIVMWAKKPLSVAMFCSIIGAAALYQLPLSSAWSAVVKGGASWPTLEVLLVFYSITFIQRMMEKRKNLSNCEMALNGLFNNRRVNVAVAPFLIGCLPAVSAVLLCSLIVRKSAGEALSIPEKAACTSYFRHISESFLPTYTTIFIAVTLTNGAVTVSDFMTAMLPMVVALFISGYVVYLRRIPKDTGTVPDKTRGYYWGLLMTSVWPIVLAIVLILAFKIRVVVAVFLCIVLNVFVAKFSLGELLPFLRSAFEVRLMANTWLVMIFKEVLAATGVISKLPAFFGMLPLPTFMIFAMVFFFGTIVAGSQGIIALAMPLLISALDGKPVLAMFILVMSMSYAAMQMSPVHVCLTICAEDYGCSLGALIYKTLPIVLVFVVLSFAYYFVLSGLGF, encoded by the coding sequence ATGGACATATTAAAACTTCTGGGTGTTTTTGCGATTCTCATTATCGTCATGTGGGCGAAGAAGCCTTTGTCGGTCGCGATGTTTTGTTCGATTATCGGCGCCGCCGCGCTCTATCAGCTTCCATTGAGCTCTGCATGGAGCGCCGTTGTCAAGGGTGGGGCGAGCTGGCCGACGTTGGAGGTTTTGCTGGTCTTTTATTCGATCACGTTCATTCAGAGAATGATGGAGAAACGTAAGAATCTGAGCAACTGCGAGATGGCTCTCAATGGGCTCTTCAATAATCGACGAGTCAACGTTGCCGTTGCGCCGTTTCTGATCGGCTGTTTGCCGGCCGTAAGCGCCGTGCTGCTCTGCAGTCTCATTGTACGTAAGAGCGCGGGCGAAGCGCTCTCCATACCTGAAAAGGCAGCCTGTACGTCTTACTTCCGACATATTTCCGAAAGCTTTCTGCCCACTTACACAACGATCTTTATCGCCGTCACCCTTACCAACGGAGCTGTGACGGTAAGCGATTTCATGACGGCGATGTTGCCTATGGTGGTTGCGCTGTTCATCTCGGGATACGTCGTCTACCTGCGGCGGATTCCCAAGGACACGGGAACTGTCCCCGACAAAACGAGAGGTTATTACTGGGGATTGCTTATGACTAGTGTGTGGCCCATCGTTCTGGCCATTGTCCTCATCCTTGCGTTCAAGATACGCGTAGTTGTTGCTGTGTTCCTTTGCATCGTTCTCAACGTTTTCGTGGCGAAATTCTCGCTCGGGGAACTGCTCCCTTTTTTACGTTCCGCATTTGAAGTCCGTTTAATGGCGAATACGTGGCTAGTGATGATTTTCAAAGAGGTTCTGGCGGCTACCGGCGTGATCTCCAAGCTTCCTGCGTTCTTCGGCATGCTGCCTCTCCCGACCTTCATGATTTTTGCCATGGTGTTTTTCTTTGGCACGATTGTCGCGGGGAGTCAGGGAATCATTGCCCTGGCCATGCCTCTGCTGATATCCGCCCTCGACGGGAAGCCCGTGCTCGCCATGTTTATCTTGGTTATGAGCATGAGCTATGCCGCTATGCAGATGTCGCCGGTACATGTCTGCCTGACGATCTGCGCTGAAGATTACGGTTGTTCTTTAGGAGCGCTGATTTATAAAACGTTGCCGATCGTGCTTGTTTTCGTGGTCCTCTCGTTCGCGTATTACTTCGTATTGTCAGGGCTCGGTTTTTAA